The following proteins are co-located in the Bacillus pumilus genome:
- the cysK gene encoding cysteine synthase A → MKVAQNIAELIGDTPLVKLQRLQPDNAAAVYLKLELFNPSGSVKDRAAYNMIVEAERQGKLTKGATIIEPTSGNTGIGLAMNAAARGYKAILVMPDTMTKERINILKAYGAQVVLTPGEEKMPGCIRKAEELAAQIPHSFIPMQFDNGANPDAHRGTTAVEIMEAVKQLGQPLAAFVATAGTGGTITGTGEELKKAFPGLTIRVAEPKGSPVLSGGKPGKHKLVGTSPGFIPTILNEHVYDEIVQVSDEDAYHITRQLARLEGILVGPSSGAACYAAIETAKQMPKDHIVICMTADTGERYLSSDVFQD, encoded by the coding sequence AGCGTCTTCAGCCAGACAATGCGGCGGCTGTTTATTTAAAGCTGGAATTATTTAATCCTAGTGGAAGTGTGAAAGATCGTGCTGCTTACAATATGATCGTTGAGGCAGAAAGACAAGGGAAGCTCACAAAAGGGGCGACCATTATTGAGCCAACTAGCGGAAATACGGGGATTGGTTTGGCGATGAACGCCGCAGCAAGAGGCTACAAAGCGATACTTGTCATGCCTGATACGATGACAAAAGAAAGAATCAATATTTTAAAGGCATACGGTGCACAGGTCGTCTTAACCCCAGGAGAAGAAAAAATGCCAGGCTGCATTCGCAAGGCAGAAGAACTAGCTGCTCAAATTCCTCATAGCTTTATTCCAATGCAATTTGACAATGGAGCGAACCCCGATGCTCACAGAGGGACAACAGCTGTAGAAATCATGGAAGCTGTGAAGCAACTTGGGCAGCCTCTTGCTGCCTTTGTCGCAACAGCTGGAACTGGCGGAACCATTACAGGCACTGGTGAGGAATTAAAAAAGGCATTCCCCGGCCTGACCATACGTGTGGCAGAACCGAAGGGATCTCCAGTCTTATCTGGCGGGAAACCTGGCAAACATAAGCTCGTTGGCACAAGTCCAGGATTTATCCCAACTATTTTAAATGAGCATGTCTATGATGAGATTGTGCAAGTGAGCGATGAAGATGCGTACCACATCACACGGCAGCTTGCCCGTCTTGAAGGAATTTTAGTTGGCCCATCATCTGGCGCAGCTTGCTATGCTGCCATTGAAACAGCCAAACAAATGCCTAAAGATCATATCGTCATCTGTATGACAGCAGATACGGGAGAACGATATTTATCAAGTGATGTTTTTCAAGATTAA
- a CDS encoding Type 1 glutamine amidotransferase-like domain-containing protein, which yields MKKMFLCSSFKDSYSLLSDFAGESLKGKSVTFIPTASAVEEVTHYVEAAKEAFHQLDMPLETVQMAEHTAQEITHMIERNDVIYVSGGNTFYLLQELRKHRLDHVLKEEMSKGKLYIGESAGSIIMAPSIEYISLMDDPEKAPELSSFQGINEISSYPVPHMQHAYLGKAAQQIIEQHQHKLALCPLTDEQVLLVTGEQAEVKSVK from the coding sequence TTGAAAAAAATGTTCTTATGCTCTTCATTCAAAGACAGCTATTCTCTCTTGTCTGACTTTGCGGGTGAATCATTAAAAGGAAAAAGCGTGACGTTTATTCCAACAGCTAGTGCTGTGGAAGAAGTAACGCACTATGTGGAGGCAGCAAAAGAGGCCTTTCATCAATTAGATATGCCATTAGAGACTGTTCAAATGGCTGAGCATACTGCCCAAGAGATCACACATATGATCGAACGAAATGATGTCATCTACGTATCAGGAGGCAATACCTTTTATTTGTTACAGGAATTACGAAAGCATCGCCTCGATCACGTCTTGAAAGAAGAAATGAGCAAAGGCAAGCTGTACATTGGAGAATCAGCAGGGAGTATCATCATGGCGCCAAGCATTGAATATATTTCATTGATGGATGATCCGGAGAAGGCGCCGGAGCTGTCATCGTTTCAAGGGATCAATGAAATCAGCAGCTATCCGGTTCCGCATATGCAACATGCCTATTTAGGTAAAGCCGCGCAGCAAATTATCGAGCAGCATCAGCATAAACTTGCTTTATGCCCGCTCACTGATGAACAGGTTCTACTCGTTACAGGTGAGCAGGCTGAGGTGAAGTCGGTCAAATAG
- the pepV gene encoding dipeptidase PepV has translation MNWEAEVIRKKEDLIKDTQSFLQIESVLDEEGGTEGKPFGEKVDEALQYMLKKGKDEGFTVKNVDGYAGHIEYGQGEDIVGVLCHVDVVPAGDGWTTPPFSADIRENRIFARGAIDDKGPTMAAFYALKMLKDAGMQLSKKIRMIIGTDEESDWRCVDHYFKHEAMPQIGFAPDADFPIIHAEKGIIDAIVSFTYQQTEDDKRYTLKQFTSGIRLNMVPDEAAATVAAAQEHDAEALKAAFEAYLAENQLSGEAKNTADGLHFTLKGVSVHAMEPAHGTNAGIHMANFLCGHDVDEQGLAFTSQIKSLFDQDTRGQKLGIACNDDISGDLTLNVGTIRYTQNEEAKLGLNVRYPVTADGKDVRKGIESIKGASIEKFDDSPPHHVSKDHPLVKILQRVYEEQTGDPATLIAIGGGTYARSLEAGVAFGPLFPGRPDCAHQKDEYIEIDDLLRATALYAQAMYELAK, from the coding sequence ATGAATTGGGAAGCTGAAGTGATACGAAAAAAAGAAGATCTGATTAAGGATACACAATCTTTTTTGCAAATTGAAAGTGTCCTTGATGAAGAAGGTGGAACAGAAGGGAAGCCGTTCGGTGAAAAAGTGGATGAGGCCCTTCAGTACATGCTGAAAAAAGGAAAAGACGAAGGCTTCACAGTAAAGAATGTCGATGGCTATGCAGGTCATATTGAATATGGACAAGGCGAAGACATTGTAGGTGTGCTATGCCATGTGGACGTGGTGCCCGCAGGTGACGGCTGGACAACCCCGCCATTTTCAGCGGATATCAGAGAAAATAGAATCTTTGCAAGGGGGGCAATTGATGATAAAGGGCCAACCATGGCCGCTTTCTACGCTCTTAAGATGTTAAAAGATGCGGGCATGCAGCTGTCGAAAAAGATTCGAATGATCATCGGAACAGATGAAGAAAGCGATTGGCGCTGTGTGGACCATTATTTCAAGCATGAAGCGATGCCGCAAATTGGCTTTGCGCCAGATGCTGATTTTCCGATTATTCATGCTGAAAAAGGGATCATTGATGCCATTGTGTCATTTACATATCAACAAACAGAGGACGATAAGCGCTATACACTCAAGCAATTCACATCAGGGATAAGGCTCAATATGGTGCCAGATGAGGCCGCTGCCACTGTGGCAGCGGCGCAGGAACATGATGCAGAAGCGTTAAAAGCAGCTTTTGAAGCCTATCTCGCTGAAAATCAATTATCCGGTGAGGCAAAGAACACAGCGGATGGGCTGCATTTCACATTAAAAGGTGTATCAGTCCATGCAATGGAGCCGGCGCATGGCACGAATGCGGGCATTCATATGGCGAATTTCTTATGTGGGCATGATGTAGATGAACAAGGACTTGCCTTTACATCACAAATAAAGTCTTTATTTGATCAGGACACACGAGGACAAAAGCTAGGAATTGCTTGTAATGATGACATTAGCGGCGACTTAACCCTAAATGTTGGAACGATCCGCTATACACAAAACGAGGAAGCGAAACTCGGCTTAAACGTCCGTTATCCCGTGACAGCAGACGGCAAGGACGTCAGAAAAGGGATTGAAAGCATCAAAGGGGCATCCATTGAGAAATTCGATGACAGCCCTCCGCATCACGTCTCAAAAGATCATCCACTTGTGAAAATATTGCAGCGGGTATATGAGGAACAAACTGGAGATCCAGCAACTCTGATTGCCATTGGAGGAGGAACGTATGCGAGATCTTTAGAAGCAGGAGTTGCCTTTGGCCCTCTATTCCCTGGCAGACCAGATTGCGCCCATCAAAAGGATGAATATATCGAAATCGATGACTTACTAAGAGCAACAGCTCTATATGCACAAGCTATGTATGAATTGGCAAAATAG
- a CDS encoding NCS2 family permease has product MFQLKENQTNIKKELLAGMTTFFTMVYIVAVNPGILSKAGIPFDQVFTATIIAAVVGTLWMALFANYPIAIAPGMGLNVYFTFTVVGGGGISYQTAFSAVFVAGILFIILSLTSLRKQLIQAIPDNLKYGITAGIGLFIAFIGLRQSGIIAADPENLVKLGNLNSPVVILTLVGLMISVILMVLQVNGALFIGMLATTLIALATGQLHFPKMLMDVPALPEGMLITNPFAAFGDVFSHHLYAVVFSFLLVTIFDTTGTMIGVAEQAGLMKNGQLPKVRRALLADSAATTVGSMFGTSPTTAYIESSSGVAAGGRTGLTSLTVAALFIVALFFGPLVQAISSLPSITSPVLIIVGCLMMNSVSRIRWNELDEAFPAFLVILSMPLTSSISTGISLGFISYPLVKLAKGKWKEVHILVLIFAVLFFIQLFFLEG; this is encoded by the coding sequence ATGTTTCAATTAAAAGAAAACCAAACCAACATAAAGAAAGAATTACTCGCTGGTATGACGACATTCTTTACTATGGTATATATTGTAGCCGTCAACCCAGGAATTCTTTCAAAAGCAGGCATTCCTTTTGACCAAGTCTTTACTGCAACTATCATCGCTGCTGTCGTCGGTACGCTCTGGATGGCACTATTTGCAAACTATCCGATTGCCATTGCACCAGGCATGGGACTGAATGTCTATTTCACCTTTACAGTTGTCGGCGGTGGCGGCATCAGCTATCAAACGGCGTTCAGTGCGGTATTTGTTGCTGGTATACTCTTTATTATTTTATCGTTAACATCCCTTAGAAAACAACTGATTCAAGCGATTCCAGATAATTTAAAGTACGGGATCACAGCAGGAATCGGGCTTTTCATTGCGTTCATCGGTCTCCGGCAGTCTGGCATCATTGCAGCTGACCCGGAGAATCTTGTGAAGCTTGGCAACTTAAACTCACCAGTTGTCATTTTAACGCTCGTTGGTTTAATGATTTCAGTTATTTTAATGGTTCTTCAAGTAAATGGAGCCCTGTTTATCGGCATGTTAGCGACCACATTGATTGCGCTCGCGACAGGCCAGCTTCATTTCCCTAAAATGCTGATGGACGTCCCAGCTCTGCCTGAAGGGATGCTGATTACAAATCCATTCGCTGCCTTTGGTGATGTGTTCTCTCATCATTTATATGCCGTTGTCTTCTCATTCTTACTTGTCACGATTTTTGATACAACTGGAACAATGATCGGGGTAGCGGAACAAGCAGGATTAATGAAAAATGGCCAGCTGCCAAAGGTGCGCAGAGCCTTGCTCGCTGACTCTGCTGCGACGACGGTTGGCTCTATGTTTGGAACAAGCCCAACCACCGCTTATATTGAATCATCCTCAGGGGTTGCTGCTGGAGGAAGAACTGGACTGACTTCTTTAACGGTCGCTGCACTGTTTATTGTGGCCTTGTTTTTTGGCCCATTAGTTCAAGCCATTTCTTCCTTACCTTCCATCACATCACCTGTTTTAATCATTGTCGGCTGTTTGATGATGAACTCAGTGTCACGCATTCGCTGGAACGAGCTTGACGAAGCATTTCCTGCTTTTCTTGTTATTCTCTCCATGCCGCTGACATCTAGTATCTCTACAGGGATTTCACTCGGATTTATTTCATATCCACTTGTGAAATTAGCGAAAGGGAAATGGAAAGAAGTCCATATTCTTGTGCTCATTTTTGCCGTCTTATTTTTCATTCAGCTCTTTTTCTTAGAAGGATAA
- a CDS encoding DeoR family transcriptional regulator yields the protein MKPSTNRMMTRIKSVYMFIQEKGLVTTQELVDEFGITPRTIQRDLNVLAYNDLVHSPSRGKWETTRKKVKISS from the coding sequence TTGAAACCTTCAACAAACCGTATGATGACTCGAATTAAATCAGTCTATATGTTCATTCAAGAGAAAGGTCTTGTGACGACACAAGAGCTGGTTGATGAATTCGGGATCACACCTAGAACCATTCAAAGAGACTTAAACGTGCTTGCCTATAACGATCTTGTTCATAGTCCAAGCAGGGGCAAATGGGAAACAACGAGAAAAAAAGTAAAAATATCATCTTAA
- a CDS encoding pseudouridine synthase — protein sequence MRLDKLLANSGFGSRKDVKKLVKARAVTVNGEVAKQVKDHVDPSNDEVLVHGERVEYKEFIYLMMNKPDGVISATEDLRDETVVDLLEPEDIAREPFPVGRLDKDTVGLLLLTNDGQLAHQLLSPKKHVPKTYEVHLKYPLGDQDIERLEQGVVILDDYHTKPAKVEVDANEDEDTRICLTITEGKYHQVKLMAQAVGNEVIFLKRLSMGPVSLDEDLAPGEYRELKEEELDSLINRE from the coding sequence ATGAGGCTTGATAAATTGCTTGCCAATAGCGGCTTTGGTTCAAGAAAAGATGTGAAGAAGCTGGTCAAAGCCCGGGCTGTCACAGTGAATGGGGAAGTGGCGAAGCAGGTGAAAGATCATGTCGATCCATCAAATGATGAAGTGCTCGTACACGGAGAGCGTGTTGAGTATAAAGAATTCATTTATTTAATGATGAACAAGCCAGATGGCGTCATTTCGGCAACGGAGGATCTGCGAGATGAAACGGTTGTCGATTTACTCGAGCCGGAGGATATCGCAAGGGAGCCATTCCCTGTGGGGAGACTTGATAAGGATACAGTCGGTCTTCTCCTCCTCACAAATGATGGGCAGCTCGCTCATCAATTACTTTCTCCGAAAAAGCATGTCCCGAAAACGTATGAAGTTCATCTGAAATACCCTTTAGGAGATCAAGACATTGAGCGTCTCGAGCAGGGGGTTGTCATTTTAGACGATTATCACACGAAGCCGGCAAAGGTTGAGGTAGATGCGAATGAAGACGAAGATACACGCATCTGTTTAACGATTACCGAAGGGAAATACCATCAAGTGAAACTGATGGCACAAGCGGTGGGCAATGAAGTGATCTTTTTAAAACGGTTGTCGATGGGACCTGTCTCATTAGATGAAGATCTAGCCCCCGGGGAGTACCGAGAATTGAAGGAAGAAGAATTAGACAGCTTAATCAATCGAGAATAG
- a CDS encoding putative polysaccharide biosynthesis protein, producing MSNKLLRGTLVLTIGTYLSRILGMIYLIPFSAMVGATGGALFQYGYNQYTIFLSIATLGFPTAVSKFVSKYNAIGDYETTRKMFRAGMSVMLVTGIIAFSLLYLTAPIFAKIQLGGSNETGGLTVDQVVYVIRMVSLGLLVVPIMSLVRGFFQGHSMMGPTAVSQVIEQLVRIIFLLTATFIILKVLDGGLVIAVGYATFAALIGAFGGLFTLYLYWLKRKDRLLSMQPNTGAYSGLTYKQMFTELFSYAAPYVFVGLAIPIYSYIDTNTINRAMIASGHQDISTAVLSIVTLYLPKLVMIPVSLATAFGLTLIPTITESFTARNYKLLNRQIDQTMQVILFFVLPASFGISALAGPVYLFFYPSVHPEIGISILFWYAPVALLFSLFTINAAILQGINKQKFAIVSLLLGIIIKTVLNIPLISWLQGNGSVLATALGYSASILYMFIMIKRHAGYSFRRIFKRFILISILTAIMAVVAYVTCQLVSQLISYEGGIVQAGIVILISMMTGGGVYMFLSYKVGLLERVLGSRMPSFLRKKS from the coding sequence ATGTCTAATAAACTGCTTCGTGGTACGTTGGTTTTAACGATTGGGACGTATCTCTCTCGTATTCTTGGTATGATTTACTTAATTCCATTTAGCGCAATGGTTGGAGCTACTGGTGGTGCGCTATTCCAATATGGATACAATCAGTATACGATCTTTTTAAGTATTGCTACGCTTGGTTTTCCAACAGCGGTATCAAAATTTGTCTCCAAATATAATGCAATCGGCGATTATGAAACAACTAGAAAAATGTTCAGGGCGGGTATGTCGGTCATGCTTGTCACCGGTATTATCGCCTTTTCTCTTTTATATTTGACCGCACCGATTTTTGCCAAGATTCAGCTTGGCGGATCGAATGAAACAGGCGGTTTGACCGTCGATCAAGTGGTATATGTGATTCGGATGGTGAGTTTAGGTCTTTTGGTTGTACCAATCATGAGTCTTGTGCGAGGGTTCTTCCAAGGACACTCTATGATGGGACCGACAGCTGTTTCCCAAGTCATCGAACAACTTGTCAGAATCATCTTCCTATTAACAGCGACGTTTATTATTTTAAAGGTGCTTGATGGTGGGCTTGTTATTGCTGTCGGATATGCAACATTTGCCGCGCTTATCGGCGCATTTGGCGGATTATTTACGCTTTATTTATATTGGCTGAAGCGGAAAGACCGTCTCCTATCTATGCAGCCGAATACAGGTGCTTACTCTGGTTTGACTTATAAGCAAATGTTTACAGAGCTGTTTAGTTATGCAGCACCTTATGTGTTTGTTGGACTTGCGATTCCAATTTATTCTTATATCGATACAAATACAATTAACAGAGCCATGATTGCATCAGGACATCAGGATATTAGTACAGCGGTACTGTCCATTGTGACGTTATATTTACCGAAGCTAGTCATGATCCCTGTGTCACTTGCAACAGCGTTTGGCTTAACATTGATTCCGACGATTACAGAATCATTTACAGCACGTAATTACAAGCTACTCAATCGGCAAATTGATCAAACGATGCAGGTCATTCTATTCTTCGTACTGCCTGCTTCATTTGGAATCTCTGCTTTGGCAGGACCGGTTTATTTGTTTTTCTATCCGTCTGTTCATCCTGAGATTGGGATATCTATTTTGTTCTGGTATGCGCCTGTTGCGTTATTGTTTTCTTTATTCACCATTAACGCAGCGATTTTGCAGGGGATTAACAAACAAAAATTTGCCATTGTCAGTCTTTTGTTAGGGATCATCATTAAAACGGTTCTGAATATCCCGCTCATCAGCTGGCTGCAAGGAAATGGTTCTGTGCTTGCAACTGCACTGGGCTACAGTGCGTCGATCTTGTATATGTTCATCATGATTAAGCGCCATGCAGGCTATTCATTCCGCAGGATTTTCAAACGTTTTATACTCATAAGCATTTTAACAGCAATCATGGCTGTTGTGGCTTATGTGACATGTCAGCTTGTGAGTCAATTGATCTCCTATGAAGGCGGAATTGTACAAGCTGGTATCGTTATTTTGATTTCAATGATGACTGGCGGCGGTGTGTATATGTTCTTATCTTACAAGGTTGGATTACTAGAGCGTGTACTTGGCAGCCGGATGCCGTCATTTTTAAGAAAAAAGAGTTAA
- a CDS encoding NAD(P)/FAD-dependent oxidoreductase, with the protein MKHYDVIVIGGGPSGLMAAIASAEHGASVLLIDKGNKLGRKLAISGGGRCNVTNRLPVEEIIKHIPGNGRFLYSAFSEFNNEDIIRFFENLGIELKEEDHGRMFPVSNKAQSVVDALLDRLRALNVTIRTNEKIKTVLYQDGQAAGIVTNNDEKISSKAVVIAVGGKSVPHTGSTGDGYAWAEAAGHTITELYPTEVPVTSDERFIKEKVLQGLSLRSVAVSVLNKKGKPVVTHVMDMIFTHFGLSGPAVLRCSGFVVKELKKQPTVRLQIDLYPKLHDEELFQKLHHALKDEPKKAIKNVLKSWMQERYLLFLLERNGIDPQDTFSGLAKDKLRAFAHDCKHFIVHANGTLSLDKAFVTGGGVSVKEIEPKKMASKKMAGLYFCGEILDIHGYTGGYNITSALVTGRLAGMNAALEVKERDQ; encoded by the coding sequence ATGAAACATTACGATGTCATTGTCATTGGCGGTGGACCTTCTGGACTGATGGCCGCGATTGCATCAGCAGAGCACGGTGCATCTGTTCTGTTAATTGACAAAGGAAACAAACTTGGCAGAAAGCTGGCCATTTCTGGCGGTGGACGCTGCAACGTCACCAATCGCCTTCCAGTAGAAGAAATCATCAAGCATATTCCCGGAAACGGCCGTTTTCTATATAGTGCATTTTCTGAGTTCAATAACGAGGATATTATTAGATTTTTTGAAAACCTAGGCATTGAACTAAAAGAAGAAGACCATGGACGCATGTTCCCTGTCTCAAACAAAGCGCAATCTGTTGTGGATGCCCTTCTAGACAGGCTCCGCGCCCTCAATGTCACCATTCGAACGAACGAAAAGATTAAAACGGTTCTGTATCAAGACGGACAAGCAGCTGGAATTGTTACAAATAATGATGAAAAAATTTCAAGTAAGGCTGTCGTCATTGCTGTCGGCGGAAAAAGTGTGCCGCATACCGGCTCTACTGGTGACGGCTATGCATGGGCAGAAGCAGCCGGACATACCATTACAGAGCTTTACCCAACAGAGGTACCAGTCACATCAGATGAACGATTTATTAAAGAAAAAGTGCTTCAAGGTCTTTCTTTAAGAAGTGTGGCTGTCAGTGTTTTAAATAAAAAAGGGAAACCCGTCGTCACACATGTCATGGATATGATCTTCACTCACTTTGGTTTATCAGGCCCAGCTGTTCTTAGATGCAGCGGGTTTGTTGTGAAGGAACTGAAAAAGCAGCCGACAGTCCGCCTGCAAATTGACCTATATCCGAAGCTTCATGATGAGGAATTGTTTCAAAAGCTTCATCATGCCCTAAAGGACGAACCAAAAAAAGCGATTAAAAATGTATTGAAGTCTTGGATGCAAGAACGCTATTTATTGTTCCTTTTAGAACGGAACGGTATTGATCCGCAGGACACATTTTCTGGCCTTGCCAAGGATAAACTGCGTGCGTTTGCCCATGATTGCAAACATTTCATCGTTCATGCAAATGGTACATTATCCTTGGACAAAGCGTTTGTCACAGGAGGCGGCGTTTCTGTCAAAGAGATTGAACCGAAAAAAATGGCATCTAAAAAAATGGCCGGTCTTTATTTCTGCGGAGAAATTTTAGACATCCATGGTTACACAGGCGGCTACAATATCACGTCAGCACTTGTGACAGGCAGGCTTGCTGGCATGAATGCTGCACTAGAAGTAAAGGAGAGAGATCAATGA
- the opuD gene encoding glycine betaine transporter OpuD, with the protein MKNVSSVFWIVIAITFVAVLWGAFSPETLQNVTDQIQTYITNDFGWYYLLVVSLLVGFCLFFIFSPIGKITLGKPGEEPEFGLFSWFAMLFSAGMGIGLVFYGAAEPISHYAIQSPTGETETAQAFRDSLRYTFFHWGLHAWTIYAIVALCIAYFKFRKDAPGLISSTLYPVFGNRIHGWIGKTIDCIAVFATVVGVATSLGLGAAQINGGLSYLFGLPNNFMTQLIIIAIVTVLFLISSWSGIGKGIKYLSNTNMILAALLMIFLLIVGPTVYILNSFTDSIGQYLSNIVQMSFRLSPNDFEKREWINGWTIFYWAWWISWSPFVGIFIARVSRGRTIREFLIGVLVAPSILVFLWFSIFGVSAMDLQQNNIVDVANMSTETMLFGVLNEYPLSMITSILALILIAVFFITSADSATFVLGMQTTYGSLNPANSVKITWGIIQSAVAAVLLFSGGLEALQNTAKLAALPFSVVIILMIVSLYRSLNDERKAIKQANKVNKPRSPRVKKA; encoded by the coding sequence GTGAAAAACGTATCAAGTGTATTTTGGATTGTGATTGCGATCACATTTGTTGCCGTTCTATGGGGGGCTTTTTCTCCAGAAACATTGCAAAATGTGACGGATCAAATTCAAACATACATTACAAATGACTTTGGCTGGTATTACTTATTAGTGGTATCACTGCTAGTCGGCTTTTGTCTATTCTTTATCTTTAGCCCAATCGGCAAAATTACGCTAGGAAAGCCGGGCGAAGAGCCTGAATTTGGTCTATTTTCTTGGTTTGCTATGCTATTTAGTGCTGGTATGGGAATTGGTCTTGTTTTTTACGGAGCAGCTGAACCGATCAGCCACTATGCCATTCAGTCACCAACAGGTGAGACTGAAACCGCACAGGCATTCCGCGATTCCCTTCGTTATACTTTTTTCCACTGGGGACTTCATGCATGGACCATTTATGCGATTGTCGCACTTTGCATTGCATACTTCAAATTTAGAAAAGATGCGCCTGGATTAATTAGTTCAACCCTATATCCAGTATTCGGAAACAGAATTCACGGATGGATTGGAAAAACCATTGATTGTATCGCGGTATTTGCAACAGTGGTTGGTGTAGCGACTAGTTTAGGACTAGGTGCCGCACAAATTAATGGAGGATTAAGTTATTTATTCGGCCTACCAAATAACTTCATGACTCAGCTCATCATTATTGCAATCGTTACGGTTCTGTTCCTTATCTCTTCTTGGAGCGGAATTGGTAAAGGTATTAAATATTTAAGTAACACAAATATGATTCTTGCTGCTTTACTCATGATCTTTTTACTCATTGTTGGGCCAACTGTTTATATTTTAAATTCATTTACAGATTCAATCGGACAATACTTATCAAATATTGTTCAAATGAGCTTTAGATTATCACCAAATGATTTTGAAAAAAGAGAATGGATTAATGGATGGACAATCTTCTATTGGGCATGGTGGATCTCTTGGTCTCCATTTGTCGGAATTTTTATTGCAAGGGTTTCACGCGGAAGAACCATTCGAGAATTTTTAATAGGTGTCTTAGTGGCTCCTTCAATACTCGTTTTCCTATGGTTCTCTATCTTCGGGGTATCAGCTATGGACTTACAACAAAACAATATCGTCGATGTTGCTAACATGTCCACTGAAACCATGCTGTTTGGAGTATTAAATGAATACCCACTCTCCATGATTACGTCCATTTTGGCACTTATCTTAATTGCTGTATTCTTTATCACATCAGCAGATTCAGCTACATTCGTACTAGGGATGCAGACAACCTATGGATCATTAAATCCAGCTAATAGTGTGAAGATCACCTGGGGCATCATCCAATCAGCTGTTGCTGCAGTGCTTTTATTTTCAGGCGGGCTTGAAGCCTTGCAAAATACAGCAAAACTAGCAGCTTTGCCGTTCTCAGTTGTCATCATTTTGATGATCGTATCGCTGTATAGATCATTAAATGATGAACGAAAGGCAATCAAACAAGCAAACAAAGTCAATAAACCAAGAAGTCCAAGAGTAAAAAAAGCATAA
- a CDS encoding CbrC family protein, with amino-acid sequence MTLPTFKYNPDPISLNVIKKEHTTCPVCEKERDLCVSWSILFR; translated from the coding sequence ATGACGTTACCTACGTTCAAGTACAACCCAGACCCAATTTCATTAAACGTGATCAAAAAAGAGCATACGACATGTCCTGTTTGTGAGAAAGAAAGAGATTTATGTGTATCATGGTCCATTTTATTCCGTTGA
- a CDS encoding CbrC family protein, with translation MCSGGGLTKENLKQWLVNGGDLQGYLFQCVHCNKHRLYIDAS, from the coding sequence ATTTGTAGTGGTGGAGGATTAACGAAAGAGAACCTTAAGCAATGGCTCGTCAACGGAGGAGACTTACAAGGCTATCTCTTTCAATGTGTTCACTGCAACAAGCATCGTTTATATATTGACGCAAGTTAA
- a CDS encoding sporulation protein Cse60, producing MLKVAVFDEEHEKDLQSEINLFLKGMDDDQIIDIKYNVAVICEQGGEQLYCFSALILYKK from the coding sequence GTGCTAAAGGTAGCTGTATTTGATGAAGAACACGAAAAGGATTTACAGAGCGAAATCAATTTATTTTTAAAAGGAATGGATGACGACCAAATCATTGACATCAAGTACAATGTAGCAGTGATCTGTGAGCAAGGAGGAGAACAGCTCTATTGTTTTTCTGCGCTCATTTTATATAAAAAATAG
- a CDS encoding rhodanese-like domain-containing protein: protein MSVKEISIEELKQKLEQEEAIQLVDVREDEEVAEGMIPEAVHIRMGDIPEKLDAFDKTQEYYIICRSGKRSENVCYFLEDQGYQATNVVGGMLAWTGETKPKL from the coding sequence GTGTCCGTAAAAGAAATCTCAATAGAAGAATTAAAACAAAAACTAGAGCAAGAAGAAGCCATTCAGCTAGTTGACGTACGTGAGGATGAAGAGGTAGCAGAAGGCATGATCCCAGAAGCAGTCCATATTCGAATGGGAGATATCCCTGAAAAGCTGGATGCGTTCGATAAAACGCAGGAATATTATATTATTTGTCGTTCTGGTAAACGTAGTGAAAATGTCTGCTATTTCCTAGAAGACCAAGGCTACCAAGCGACCAATGTGGTTGGCGGGATGCTTGCATGGACAGGAGAAACAAAACCGAAGCTGTAA